A window from Telopea speciosissima isolate NSW1024214 ecotype Mountain lineage chromosome 8, Tspe_v1, whole genome shotgun sequence encodes these proteins:
- the LOC122670643 gene encoding uncharacterized protein At3g28850-like codes for MGCASSKQPKCLHCGKNPSAFSRSHSVPLHLPDPIAVPIAVPQPALHKCDSNHIVGLTSSTLGSLKLDSSLHNYHRDHDHIFTNGDIPLHKDKNDEEEEEFSKEIRLAKTWSDMINQKIPKVVPKTPIRTPPGEPETINTWELMKDLEDISPLGLPNLADPNRCFSFHTIPYSLPSDPFVPKLEQENGDETPIPLWLQMSNSDPDYDPNPNAKPLLSDFDPEIISTFRKALEDISPTNTSLLRSPDPEKISSPVNNRWLSIFTSKTEATDTKNASNGLIRTSGCEYPPGGKDRVVIYYTSLRGVRKTYEDCCQVRVIMKGLDVRVDERDVSMHYAFREELNELLGDGFRGGLPRVFVRERYIGGVDEIKQLHEDGSLEKLVQGCRKVDDGGGDGGVCEACGDIRFVLCERCSGSCKIYYEGGEEEEEEEVEEEEFGFMRCPDCNENGIVRCPICCC; via the exons ATGGGTTGTGCGAGCTCCAAGCAACCGAAATGCCTACACTGCGGGAAGAACCCATCTGCTTTCTCTCGCAGCCATTCGGTACCTTTACACCTTCCAGACCCCATTGCCGTCCCCATCGCGGTCCCCCAACCGGCGCTGCACAAATGCGACAGCAATCACATCGTCGGCCTCACCTCCTCCACATTGGGTTCTCTGAAGCTTGATTCCTCCCTTCACAATTATCATCGTGACCATGATCATATCTTCACTAATGGTGATATCCCTCTTCACAAAGACAAAAATGACGAGGAGGAAG AGGAATTCTCAAAGGAGATTCGCTTGGCCAAGACTTGGTCGGACATGATCAACCAGAAGATCCCCAAGGTTGTTCCCAAGACCCCAATTAGAACTCCACCGGGAGAACCAGAGACCATCAACACCTGGGAATTAATGAAAGACCTAGAAGACATCAGCCCACTCGGCCTTCCCAATCTCGCCGACCCCAATCGCTGCTTCTCCTTCCACACCATCCCCTATTCCTTACCTTCCGATCCCTTCGTTCCCAAATTAGAGCAGGAAAACGGCGACGAAACGCCCATTCCGTTATGGCTTCAGATGTCCAACAGCGATCCCGATTACGATCCCAATCCCAATGCCAAGCCCCTGCTCTCAGATTTCGATCCGGAGATCATATCCACATTCAGAAAGGCACTGGAAGATATATCCCCGACCAACACCTCTCTTCTCCGGTCGCCGGATCCCGAGAAGATTTCCTCGCCGGTTAATAACCGCTGGCTATCGATCTTCACTTCGAAGACAGAGGCGACGGACACGAAGAATGCCTCAAACGGTTTAATAAGGACTAGTGGGTGTGAGTACCCGCCAGGTGGGAAAGACAGGGTAGTGATATACTATACGAGCCTGAGAGGGGTGAGGAAGACGTACGAAGACTGCTGTCAGGTAAGGGTAATCATGAAAGGGTTGGACGTTCGAGTGGACGAGAGGGACGTGTCGATGCACTACGCGTTCAGGGAGGAGCTGAATGAGTTGTTAGGAGATGGGTTTAGAGGTGGGTTGCCAAGGGTGTTTGTGAGAGAAAGGTACATTGGTGGTGTCGATGAGATAAAGCAGTTACACGAGGATGGAAGTCTTGAGAAGCTAGTCCAGGGCTGCCGGAAAGTTGATGATGGAGGCGGCGATGGTGGAGTATGCGAGGCTTGTGGGGATATAAGGTTTGTGCTCTGCGAGAGGTGTTCGGGGAGCTGTAAAATCTATTACGAAGGtggggaagaggaggaggaggaggaggtggaggaggaggaatttGGGTTTATGCGGTGCCCAGACTGCAATGAGAATGGGATTGTACGGTGCCCCATCTGTTGTTGTTAA